In Acidaminococcus timonensis, one DNA window encodes the following:
- a CDS encoding OmpA/MotB family protein, whose translation MWKKKKEQRAEQQGDAFTTSVSDLMAGLLSIFILALCYFMLNFQTVTNKYTGNTELRNQLLKDVGKDLQAQGLQVRIDTKQGVLRIPESVLFESGEANIKDQGQAAVGKLSQSLLKTMTRPEYREALETVFIEGHTDNVPIHNESFQSNWELSTQRAINTWNLMRNDVPEFNWLVNPRGEPIFSCSGYAETRPVRENGLDPNSEEGRAANRRIDIRFVMMPPQDPGEKPSGGSHG comes from the coding sequence ATGTGGAAGAAAAAGAAGGAACAACGGGCAGAACAGCAGGGGGATGCCTTCACTACCTCGGTCAGTGACCTGATGGCCGGGCTCCTGAGCATCTTTATCCTGGCCCTGTGTTATTTCATGCTGAATTTCCAGACGGTGACCAACAAATACACCGGGAATACGGAACTGCGGAACCAATTGCTGAAGGACGTGGGGAAGGATCTCCAGGCCCAGGGGCTCCAGGTGCGGATCGATACCAAGCAGGGGGTGCTGCGGATTCCGGAAAGTGTGCTGTTTGAATCTGGGGAAGCCAACATCAAGGACCAGGGCCAGGCGGCTGTGGGCAAGCTGAGCCAGTCCCTGCTGAAAACCATGACTCGTCCGGAATACCGGGAAGCCCTGGAAACAGTTTTCATCGAAGGGCATACGGACAACGTACCCATCCACAACGAGTCTTTCCAGTCCAACTGGGAACTTTCCACCCAGCGGGCCATCAATACCTGGAACCTTATGCGGAATGATGTGCCGGAATTCAACTGGCTGGTGAATCCCCGGGGAGAGCCTATCTTCTCCTGCTCCGGCTATGCGGAAACCCGGCCGGTACGGGAAAACGGACTGGATCCCAATTCGGAAGAGGGAAGAGCCGCCAACCGGCGGATCGACATCCGTTTCGTCATGATGCCTCCTCAGGATCCCGGGGAAAAGCCTTCCGGAGGCAGCCATGGATAA
- a CDS encoding electron transfer flavoprotein subunit alpha/FixB family protein produces the protein MDWNKGIGVYLEQRENGLSPLTIELLGKARQLADGKGLPVIGFLLTADGAAPAREAIAYGADGVALVEDSRLAAFDGALYTRALAQAVGQLQPGALLIGGSPEGREVGGRLSAQMEVGLVADSIDVRYEGEDDTLTWIRPAYTGKLFVKIQTTTRPQLATISDKIFHGTPADPGRQGEVKKLTVDLGDASPLVKVAGFVPLAKVEGNLDLMTADIVVGAGRGVANQEGMEEVRAFAKRIGAGFGVSKPLVDAGWAPYDWQVGVTGKKIAPRVYLALGISGAIQHKLGIQDVECIVAVNKDPDAPIFQFAHYGLVGDLFDVMPELEKLLKKN, from the coding sequence ATGGACTGGAATAAAGGAATCGGCGTATATCTGGAACAGCGGGAAAATGGCTTGAGCCCTCTGACCATTGAACTGCTGGGCAAGGCCCGGCAGCTGGCGGATGGGAAGGGATTGCCCGTGATCGGGTTCCTGCTGACCGCAGACGGGGCGGCACCCGCCAGGGAAGCCATTGCTTACGGGGCCGACGGGGTGGCTCTGGTGGAAGACAGCCGGCTGGCAGCTTTTGACGGGGCCCTGTACACCCGGGCCCTGGCCCAGGCCGTAGGGCAGCTGCAGCCCGGAGCGCTCCTGATCGGCGGCTCTCCGGAAGGCCGGGAAGTGGGCGGCCGGCTTTCGGCACAGATGGAAGTGGGACTGGTAGCCGACAGCATCGATGTGCGGTACGAAGGGGAGGACGATACCCTGACCTGGATCCGCCCGGCCTATACGGGCAAGCTGTTCGTGAAGATCCAGACCACCACCCGGCCCCAGCTGGCCACCATCAGCGACAAGATCTTCCACGGAACCCCGGCGGATCCCGGTCGGCAGGGAGAAGTGAAGAAGCTCACCGTGGACCTGGGGGATGCATCTCCCCTGGTGAAGGTGGCCGGGTTCGTGCCCCTGGCCAAAGTGGAAGGGAACCTGGATCTGATGACTGCGGACATTGTGGTCGGTGCCGGCCGGGGCGTGGCCAACCAGGAAGGCATGGAGGAAGTCCGGGCCTTCGCCAAACGGATCGGAGCCGGGTTCGGGGTTTCCAAACCTCTGGTGGACGCCGGCTGGGCCCCCTACGACTGGCAGGTGGGGGTTACCGGCAAAAAAATCGCTCCCAGAGTCTACCTCGCCCTGGGCATCTCCGGTGCCATCCAGCACAAACTGGGCATCCAGGATGTGGAATGCATCGTGGCCGTGAACAAAGACCCGGATGCCCCCATTTTCCAGTTCGCCCATTACGGACTGGTTGGGGATCTGTTCGACGTGATGCCGGAACTGGAAAAGCTGCTGAAGAAGAACTGA
- a CDS encoding EH signature domain-containing protein gives MDKSLRNSLERLKSFKIRLPEVCLHPGKPVELEKWLKKTVSDSGRRPALDPVTMEEIYTKVKGQERGKKVPLDLKREVPFLPVLLTRDKKEKPRFYEVLLQDILQVIQEGTPRSARRNTFRNLVFAYFTVYGQPYKGERLQKCISLFLQKDPELLRSVLYLRNRKQLLKPNGHKLLTREIQKQRSFHKALEEFSWPVNLWYGAFSQWAVKDFFQLEEENDWDELFGVLKEICENKACGNMVPYAAEKMIYLTDRSGDGNREKEVRILLFQALGDPRDPGASLNWVDVEERAREIFLSWLKKNDLNLFFTIISKTVGRVSTSENMWKYRKNFWEKYLDAMYYTRVFLGPEAEWIARRMDLAKQGMGFGRLNGQGDSLRSLLMFSIGDYVFIEASHNGKLRVWKRGKEPLPFYQAKYSYKEFYYVDVTQASNVEADFVHSSSETGSWQRKVNEWVRRHCGVRPKESTWR, from the coding sequence ATGGATAAATCGCTGCGGAACAGTCTGGAACGGCTGAAATCTTTTAAAATCCGCCTGCCTGAAGTCTGTCTGCATCCCGGAAAGCCGGTGGAACTGGAAAAATGGCTGAAAAAAACCGTATCCGATTCCGGACGGCGGCCGGCCTTGGATCCGGTGACCATGGAAGAAATCTATACCAAGGTGAAAGGACAGGAAAGAGGGAAGAAAGTGCCACTGGACTTGAAACGGGAAGTACCTTTCCTGCCGGTCCTGCTGACTCGGGATAAAAAGGAAAAACCCCGTTTCTATGAAGTCCTGCTCCAGGATATCCTGCAGGTCATCCAAGAGGGGACTCCCCGTTCCGCCCGGCGGAACACTTTCCGGAATCTGGTATTTGCCTACTTCACCGTATACGGACAGCCTTACAAGGGGGAACGGCTGCAGAAATGCATCTCTCTGTTTCTCCAGAAAGATCCTGAACTGCTGCGATCGGTGCTGTATCTCCGGAACCGGAAGCAGCTGCTGAAACCCAACGGACACAAGCTGCTGACCCGGGAAATCCAGAAACAGCGGAGTTTCCATAAGGCGTTGGAAGAATTCAGCTGGCCGGTGAACTTGTGGTACGGGGCTTTTTCCCAGTGGGCTGTCAAGGATTTTTTTCAGCTGGAGGAAGAGAACGACTGGGATGAACTGTTCGGCGTGCTGAAAGAAATTTGTGAGAACAAAGCCTGCGGGAACATGGTCCCTTATGCTGCGGAGAAGATGATTTATCTGACGGACCGGTCCGGTGACGGAAACCGGGAAAAAGAAGTACGGATCCTGCTGTTCCAGGCGCTGGGAGATCCCCGGGATCCGGGAGCCAGCCTGAACTGGGTGGATGTGGAGGAAAGAGCCCGGGAAATTTTCCTGTCCTGGTTGAAAAAGAACGATCTGAACCTATTCTTTACCATTATTTCCAAGACGGTAGGTCGGGTTTCCACATCGGAAAACATGTGGAAATACCGGAAAAACTTTTGGGAAAAGTATCTGGATGCCATGTACTATACCCGGGTGTTCCTGGGGCCCGAAGCAGAATGGATTGCCAGGCGCATGGACCTGGCCAAACAGGGTATGGGTTTTGGACGGTTGAACGGTCAAGGAGATTCTCTGAGGAGTCTGCTGATGTTCAGCATTGGAGATTACGTTTTCATTGAAGCCAGCCACAATGGCAAACTGAGGGTTTGGAAGAGAGGAAAAGAACCTCTGCCTTTTTATCAAGCAAAATATAGTTATAAGGAATTTTATTATGTGGACGTTACACAGGCTTCCAATGTGGAAGCGGATTTTGTCCATTCCAGTTCAGAAACCGGTTCCTGGCAGCGGAAGGTCAATGAATGGGTGCGGAGACACTGTGGAGTACGGCCCAAAGAAAGCACATGGAGGTAA
- a CDS encoding electron transfer flavoprotein subunit beta/FixA family protein — MKTVVLVKQVPAVSDIEISPADHNLVRVGAPSQLNPVDVHAIEAALAVKDQVGGEVVLITMGTALAGEILREGIAMGADRGILASDERMAGSDTLATGRILAAAIAKLGDVDLVFTGKRSSDGDTGQIPPAIAQLLHMNLLSYADEVDLNDNVLTGVRDNRGGRETLNVPLPAVVSVTEKCNTPRAPKIKGKMAAKKAVFDVWRLEDLGLAPEKAGKAGSATKVTELFPPEPAPVGQKITGGTAVEMAANLVRELRARNLV, encoded by the coding sequence ATGAAGACGGTTGTATTGGTAAAACAGGTACCGGCGGTTTCTGACATTGAAATCAGCCCGGCTGATCATAACCTGGTGCGGGTGGGGGCTCCCTCGCAGCTGAACCCTGTGGACGTCCATGCCATTGAGGCGGCTCTGGCTGTCAAGGACCAGGTCGGCGGTGAAGTGGTCCTGATCACCATGGGCACCGCCCTGGCCGGGGAAATCCTCCGGGAAGGCATCGCCATGGGGGCTGACCGGGGCATCCTGGCTTCGGACGAACGGATGGCAGGGTCGGACACCCTGGCTACGGGACGGATCCTGGCGGCAGCCATTGCCAAACTGGGGGACGTGGATCTGGTATTTACGGGCAAGCGTTCCAGCGACGGCGATACCGGCCAAATCCCGCCGGCCATTGCCCAGCTGTTGCATATGAACCTGCTTTCCTATGCCGATGAAGTGGACCTGAACGACAATGTGCTCACCGGTGTACGGGACAACCGTGGGGGCAGGGAAACCCTGAATGTGCCGCTGCCGGCGGTGGTTTCTGTTACAGAAAAATGCAATACGCCCCGGGCTCCCAAAATCAAGGGAAAGATGGCTGCCAAGAAGGCTGTCTTCGATGTGTGGCGCCTGGAAGACCTGGGGCTGGCCCCTGAAAAGGCGGGCAAAGCCGGGTCGGCCACGAAGGTCACAGAGCTGTTTCCGCCGGAACCGGCACCGGTGGGGCAGAAAATCACAGGCGGCACCGCAGTGGAAATGGCCGCCAACCTGGTGCGTGAACTGCGCGCCCGGAATCTGGTATAA
- a CDS encoding DEAD/DEAH box helicase has translation MTNYHFWTAQEKGYFYPCHQTEPTEDWPLIQGQLEILASEGKVEEGPEGFLLPHARAVELDPEISEILELPDYFPYAITLRSHGSLGSPSFRYEVEYLRPDGTPFYGLVVRGSYVELSRETCYRFNRDQYDLLSLVEESNRESQKIQDRGEVSQYNTLQLARIKERAEKIHATLDRFMERQKVVTADKLSVRLEKNPDGSFSVLPVLLRRDGDSYTRIEADSLDQGFRSNPYNTRKIYGPDKTQYVFTPEQAEGIRQMRQCQRLSPEAARQVAEHPREVFGSEAFDFDLGVYGDRVVSIGEFLAPDLPFSLSSGRNWLPPEGTVEEDGREGSAHKTETLHLEEKDYPELFLLEEKGYPELFLKVSDALDRGEKRIVLGSQEVELTPEFLDYVDQLKAKAAEKQREQVQGSESTGEKKKDASLQIQENFLSREYHSRKAKREKQLNGNRLGSFLGKGLKAGIRPMPHQQVGLEQLAACWESGCHGVLLADDMGLGKTLQAFGFLAALKKAYGSGDMASVLIVAPVSLLQNWMEEYRKFVAEGVFDGIVPMYGSELKKHWARNPDGSRCYFRPPDPNLKEVSMLDFQDRERQIDYRQNHLILTTYETLRELQLSFGRVAWSVMILDEAQKIKNPATRTSVAARAMNCDFGLALTGTPVENSWTDLWTIMDFVEPGKLESLKDFNSHYQSQLKNVENDGTLLKKLGDQLRKNLDPCFIRRLKEDVNLGLPAKEILRFKDPMPEEQRKMYGEVVRAARQENQPEENSMTMLQAIARLRDISLYPFLGREKAKNYPLSNPDLFFGSSARLMRTRKILDEVRAKGEKALIFVESRKLQLLLRTFLEKAYGVQVQPPINGTTQAVARQKMVDQFNGAPGFQVLLLSPEAAGVGLNITGANHVIHLSRCWNPAKEDQATDRAYRIGQKKAVTVYLPMAVDTDFPEEASFDLNLDDLLQYKRDLSRSALYPTEASEENAMAILKRIEKAAG, from the coding sequence ATGACCAACTACCACTTTTGGACAGCCCAAGAGAAAGGGTATTTTTATCCCTGTCACCAAACAGAACCTACAGAAGATTGGCCTCTGATCCAGGGACAGTTGGAAATCCTGGCTTCTGAAGGAAAAGTGGAGGAGGGACCGGAAGGATTCCTGCTGCCCCATGCCCGAGCGGTGGAGCTTGATCCGGAAATTTCGGAAATCCTGGAACTGCCGGATTATTTCCCCTATGCAATCACCCTTCGCAGTCATGGCAGCCTGGGCTCCCCGTCTTTTCGGTATGAAGTGGAATACCTGCGCCCGGACGGGACGCCTTTTTATGGCTTGGTAGTACGGGGTTCTTACGTGGAGCTGAGCCGGGAAACCTGTTACCGGTTCAACCGTGACCAATATGATTTGCTGAGCCTGGTGGAAGAAAGCAACCGGGAGAGCCAGAAAATCCAGGATAGAGGGGAAGTCAGTCAGTACAATACCCTTCAGCTGGCCCGGATCAAGGAACGGGCGGAAAAAATCCATGCCACCCTGGACCGGTTCATGGAACGGCAGAAAGTTGTTACGGCGGACAAGCTTTCCGTGCGGCTGGAAAAGAATCCGGATGGTTCTTTTTCCGTACTGCCGGTCCTCTTGCGGAGGGATGGGGATTCCTATACCCGGATCGAAGCAGATTCGCTGGACCAGGGGTTTCGGAGCAATCCCTACAACACACGAAAAATCTATGGGCCGGACAAGACCCAGTATGTTTTCACTCCAGAACAGGCGGAAGGCATTCGTCAAATGCGCCAGTGCCAGCGGCTGTCTCCGGAAGCGGCCCGGCAAGTAGCAGAACATCCCCGGGAGGTTTTCGGTTCTGAAGCCTTTGATTTTGACTTGGGGGTGTATGGGGACAGGGTGGTTTCCATTGGGGAATTCCTGGCTCCGGATCTGCCTTTTTCTCTCAGTTCCGGACGGAACTGGCTGCCTCCGGAAGGAACCGTTGAAGAAGATGGCCGGGAAGGTTCAGCCCATAAGACGGAAACACTTCATCTGGAGGAAAAGGACTATCCGGAATTGTTCCTGCTGGAGGAAAAAGGCTATCCGGAATTGTTCCTGAAGGTCAGCGATGCTCTGGACCGGGGAGAAAAACGGATTGTCCTGGGCAGTCAGGAAGTAGAACTGACACCGGAATTCCTGGACTATGTGGATCAGCTGAAAGCAAAAGCTGCAGAAAAACAAAGGGAACAGGTACAGGGATCCGAAAGTACCGGAGAAAAGAAAAAAGACGCGTCTCTGCAAATCCAGGAAAATTTCCTTTCTCGGGAATATCATTCTCGGAAAGCAAAACGGGAAAAGCAGCTAAACGGGAACCGTCTGGGAAGTTTTCTGGGCAAGGGACTCAAAGCAGGCATCCGTCCCATGCCTCATCAGCAGGTGGGGCTGGAACAGCTGGCTGCCTGCTGGGAGAGTGGCTGTCATGGGGTGCTATTGGCCGACGATATGGGCCTGGGGAAAACCCTGCAGGCCTTTGGATTCCTGGCAGCCCTAAAAAAAGCCTATGGCAGCGGGGACATGGCATCGGTGCTCATTGTGGCACCGGTTTCCTTGCTCCAGAACTGGATGGAAGAATACCGGAAATTTGTGGCAGAGGGCGTATTCGATGGGATTGTGCCCATGTATGGCAGTGAGCTGAAAAAACACTGGGCCCGGAACCCGGACGGAAGCCGCTGTTATTTCCGGCCCCCGGACCCCAATCTGAAGGAAGTCTCCATGCTGGATTTTCAGGACCGGGAACGGCAGATTGATTACAGGCAGAACCATTTGATCCTGACCACCTACGAAACCCTGCGGGAACTGCAGCTTTCTTTCGGCAGAGTGGCCTGGAGCGTTATGATCTTGGATGAAGCCCAGAAAATCAAGAATCCGGCCACCAGGACCTCTGTAGCAGCGCGGGCCATGAACTGCGATTTTGGTCTTGCACTGACCGGGACCCCTGTGGAAAACTCCTGGACGGATCTGTGGACCATTATGGACTTTGTGGAACCGGGCAAGCTGGAATCCCTGAAGGATTTCAACAGCCATTACCAGAGCCAGCTGAAGAACGTGGAAAACGATGGAACCCTGCTGAAAAAGCTGGGGGACCAACTGCGGAAGAATCTGGATCCCTGTTTCATCCGGCGGCTGAAGGAAGATGTAAATCTGGGGCTTCCTGCCAAAGAAATCCTTCGGTTCAAGGATCCCATGCCGGAAGAACAGCGAAAAATGTATGGGGAAGTGGTCCGGGCGGCACGGCAGGAAAATCAGCCGGAAGAAAATTCCATGACCATGCTTCAGGCCATTGCCAGGCTGCGGGATATTTCCTTGTATCCTTTCCTTGGCCGGGAGAAGGCAAAGAACTATCCTCTCAGCAATCCAGATCTTTTCTTTGGATCGTCCGCCCGGCTGATGCGGACCCGAAAAATCCTGGATGAGGTGCGGGCCAAAGGGGAAAAAGCCCTGATTTTTGTGGAAAGCAGGAAACTGCAGCTGCTGCTCAGGACTTTTCTGGAAAAGGCCTATGGAGTTCAAGTACAGCCTCCCATCAACGGGACTACACAGGCTGTGGCCAGACAGAAAATGGTGGACCAGTTCAATGGGGCTCCAGGGTTCCAGGTGCTGCTGCTGTCCCCGGAAGCAGCCGGGGTAGGGCTGAACATTACCGGAGCCAACCATGTGATCCATCTCAGCCGTTGTTGGAATCCAGCCAAAGAAGACCAGGCCACGGACCGGGCCTACCGGATCGGACAGAAAAAGGCTGTGACCGTATATTTGCCCATGGCTGTGGATACGGATTTCCCGGAAGAGGCATCTTTCGATCTGAATCTGGATGACCTGCTGCAGTACAAGCGGGATTTGAGCCGGAGCGCCCTGTATCCCACGGAAGCCAGTGAAGAAAATGCCATGGCCATCCTGAAGCGGATCGAAAAGGCTGCAGGGTGA